A region of Asterias amurensis chromosome 22, ASM3211899v1 DNA encodes the following proteins:
- the LOC139954047 gene encoding uncharacterized protein has protein sequence MKTKAKENRVIGKPTSQSTTYHSATYYFPSWKANDGNEYSFSHTANDDPHPWWKLDLGGEHCLGQITVRLRNCCGYRFIGATARAGLSSNCTVNQRCGEPATSSQSQSGATIPFLCDPPVIARWISLDVDPSWPGVTEAVLQLAEVSVMVHERDCDPTTTPVPDTSPKLRSASFAALHKGYKMVNPGPLSSDSARRLTQCAGYCMKHSRCFSFDFSRVHGQCHLYSVNASDVQPVADAEFSIYEIQH, from the exons ATGAAGACGAAGGCCAAGGAGAACAG AGTGATTGGAAAGCCTACGTCACAGAGTACGACTTATCATTCCGCCACATACTATTTTCCATCTTGGAAAGCTAATGATGGCAATGAGTACAGTTTCAGCCACACGG CCAATGACGATCCTCATCCGTGGTGGAAACTTGACTTGGGCGGTGAACACTGCTTGGGCCAAATTACAGTTCGACTCCGAAACTGCTGCG GTTATCGTTTCATTGGAGCCACGGCACGAGCCGGGCTTTCCTCGAACTGCACTGTCAATCAGCGATGCGGTGAGCCAGCCACGTCGTCACAGAGCCAATCGGGTGCCACAATTCCATTCCTGTGTGATCCGCCGGTGATAGCGAGGTGGATCAGCCTCGATGTGGATCCTTCTTGGCCGGGTGTAACCGAGGCGGTCTTGCAGCTTGCCGAGGTGTCGGTGATGGTGCATGAACGGGACTGTGACCCTACAACAACCCCGG TACCCGATACATCGCCCAAACTGAGATCTGCGTCCTTTGCTGCTCTACACAAAGGTTACAAGATGGTAAACCCAGGCCCTCTGTCGTCCGATTCAGCACGGCGCCTCACCCAGTGCGCAGGATACTGCATGAAACACTCTCGCTGTTTCTCGTTTGACTTCTCGAGAGTTCACGGACAGTGTCATCTGTATAGTGTGAATGCCTCAGACGTCCAGCCAGTTGCAGATGCAGAGTTTTCTATCTATGAGATACAGCACTAA